From one Aeropyrum camini SY1 = JCM 12091 genomic stretch:
- a CDS encoding nicotinamide mononucleotide deamidase-related protein: MGEYPRAWIVSVGNELLIGRTVNTNAAWLGSRLTLLGFDVERVVTVPDRVEDIAEEVERALGRARVVITTGGLGPTYDDVTLEGVARALGRGLKLHPRALEMVRSFYSRRGLGLTEDRVKMAMLPEGAEPLDNPVGAAPGAVVEARGTLVASLPGVPREMEAMFDRSLRPLLEGIAPPGAVVECGLTVRGVPESSLAPYIKRASRVSRMVYVKSHPQGSELGEPVVRVRVLARGATEEEARAEALRALEHVRRGVEELGGIISEEDSC; encoded by the coding sequence TTGGGGGAGTATCCTAGGGCTTGGATAGTGTCTGTGGGTAACGAGCTTCTCATAGGGAGGACTGTGAACACGAACGCCGCGTGGCTGGGCAGCAGGCTAACGCTACTGGGCTTCGACGTGGAGAGGGTTGTGACTGTGCCGGATAGGGTTGAGGATATAGCGGAGGAGGTTGAGAGGGCTCTGGGCCGGGCGAGGGTTGTGATAACAACCGGCGGGCTGGGGCCGACCTATGATGACGTGACGCTCGAGGGCGTGGCCAGGGCTCTGGGCCGGGGGCTCAAGCTCCATCCGAGGGCTCTGGAGATGGTGCGGAGCTTCTACTCTAGGAGGGGGCTCGGGCTTACCGAGGATAGAGTTAAGATGGCTATGCTACCCGAGGGAGCCGAGCCTCTGGATAACCCTGTTGGCGCTGCGCCCGGCGCGGTTGTTGAGGCCAGGGGCACTCTAGTCGCCTCCCTCCCCGGTGTACCGAGGGAGATGGAGGCGATGTTTGACAGGTCTCTGAGGCCGCTTCTAGAGGGCATAGCCCCGCCCGGCGCTGTGGTTGAGTGCGGTCTAACGGTGAGGGGCGTGCCCGAGTCGTCCCTAGCCCCCTATATAAAACGGGCTTCGAGGGTTTCCAGGATGGTGTATGTTAAGAGCCACCCCCAGGGGTCGGAGCTTGGGGAGCCCGTGGTGAGGGTTAGGGTGCTGGCTAGGGGAGCTACTGAGGAGGAGGCGAGGGCGGAGGCTTTGAGGGCCCTGGAACATGTTAGGAGGGGGGTTGAGGAGCTTGGCGGGATTATCTCCGAGGAGGATAGTTGCTGA
- a CDS encoding iron-sulfur cluster assembly protein: MSAEEGGGQPRIVLEGPKELLDRIVEALKEVYDPEIPVNVYDLGLIYEVRVEGPRERPRIKVKMSLTAIGCPVSVALPAYVEDAIREAVPEAEDVEVEVVFDPPWTPERVTPEGRELLKTIYGYDIVEQWKRAAQQQY, encoded by the coding sequence ATGTCGGCAGAGGAGGGGGGCGGCCAGCCCAGGATAGTTTTAGAGGGGCCTAAGGAGCTGCTCGACAGGATCGTCGAAGCCTTGAAGGAGGTCTACGACCCTGAGATACCGGTTAACGTGTATGACCTTGGCCTCATATATGAGGTGAGGGTTGAGGGGCCCAGGGAGAGGCCGAGGATCAAGGTTAAGATGAGCCTTACCGCGATAGGATGCCCCGTCAGCGTAGCCCTCCCGGCGTATGTTGAGGACGCCATAAGGGAGGCCGTGCCGGAGGCTGAGGACGTCGAGGTCGAGGTGGTCTTCGACCCGCCGTGGACGCCGGAGAGGGTCACCCCCGAGGGTAGGGAGCTCTTAAAGACTATATACGGCTACGATATTGTGGAGCAGTGGAAGAGGGCCGCCCAGCAGCAGTATTGA
- the serS gene encoding serine--tRNA ligase encodes MCRPSSRVYGVAGWSILELLRSNPEALKEHVRKRLMDPAIVDRAYSLDVEWRRLLTRVNEVRRRHNEITRMIAKAGSREERERLIAEAKSLLREREELEEMLKKVEREREEALLSLPNIVALDVPVGDETATRPVEFWGRPRVWRGHLDSFREQTEAYGFNVEYEVIDWRPRGHADMMEEVLRLGDTLRAAKVAGSRFYYLFEDLVFLDLALLMYAIDFMTSRGYILVLPPYMLRYNVMSRVIDLETFKDAIYEIAGEDLYLIATAEHPLAALYYNSEIYDEDLPLKLVGVSPCFRKEAGAGNRDLKGIFRVHQFHKVEQFVYSLPEESSRLHEELIGNAKEIFMGLEIPFRIVNIASGDLGACAIKKYDLEAWMPAQGRYREMVSASNCTDWQAYRLGIRLVRRKGMERGYVHTLNATAVASTRTITAILENFQDEDGVVAIPKVLRRYLEVFKRAPTDAIHPRKRPPA; translated from the coding sequence ATGTGTAGACCCTCCTCTCGGGTGTATGGGGTGGCTGGCTGGAGTATTCTCGAGCTACTCAGGAGCAACCCTGAGGCTCTTAAGGAGCACGTCCGCAAGAGGCTTATGGACCCTGCTATAGTTGACAGGGCCTATAGCCTGGACGTTGAGTGGAGGAGGCTGCTCACAAGGGTTAACGAGGTTAGGAGGAGGCATAATGAGATAACCAGGATGATTGCGAAGGCGGGTAGCAGGGAGGAGAGGGAGAGGCTGATAGCCGAGGCTAAGAGCCTTTTGAGGGAGAGGGAGGAGCTTGAGGAGATGTTGAAAAAGGTTGAGAGGGAGAGGGAGGAGGCTCTACTGAGCCTCCCCAACATAGTGGCCCTGGACGTCCCCGTGGGCGATGAGACTGCTACGCGGCCTGTGGAGTTCTGGGGGAGGCCTAGGGTGTGGAGGGGCCATCTCGACTCTTTTAGGGAGCAGACGGAGGCCTATGGCTTCAATGTGGAATACGAGGTGATAGACTGGAGGCCGCGTGGGCATGCTGACATGATGGAGGAGGTGCTGAGGCTAGGGGACACGTTGAGGGCTGCCAAGGTGGCCGGCTCTAGGTTCTACTACCTTTTCGAGGACCTAGTGTTCCTAGACCTCGCCCTGCTGATGTATGCGATAGACTTTATGACTAGCAGAGGCTACATACTGGTTCTACCCCCCTACATGCTTAGGTATAACGTGATGAGCAGGGTCATCGACCTGGAGACGTTCAAGGACGCGATATACGAGATCGCGGGCGAGGACCTCTACCTTATAGCCACGGCTGAGCACCCCCTGGCCGCCCTATACTACAACTCAGAGATATACGATGAAGACCTCCCCCTCAAGCTTGTAGGGGTCAGCCCCTGCTTCAGGAAGGAGGCGGGCGCTGGCAACAGGGATCTGAAGGGTATATTCCGGGTGCACCAGTTCCACAAGGTAGAGCAGTTCGTCTACAGCCTCCCCGAGGAGAGTAGCAGGCTGCATGAGGAGTTGATAGGAAATGCGAAAGAAATCTTCATGGGGCTTGAGATCCCGTTCAGGATTGTCAACATAGCCTCGGGAGACCTCGGGGCCTGCGCCATAAAGAAGTACGACCTCGAAGCCTGGATGCCCGCCCAGGGTAGGTATAGGGAGATGGTTAGCGCCAGCAACTGCACAGACTGGCAGGCCTACAGGCTCGGCATCAGGCTGGTTAGGAGGAAGGGGATGGAGAGGGGTTACGTTCACACCCTCAACGCGACGGCGGTAGCCAGCACCCGCACTATAACAGCTATACTGGAGAACTTCCAGGATGAGGATGGTGTTGTCGCTATACCTAAGGTCCTGAGGCGCTACCTAGAGGTGTTTAAGAGGGCGCCCACAGACGCGATACACCCTAGGAAGAGGCCGCCCGCCTAG
- a CDS encoding GNAT family N-acetyltransferase gives MAGVEVVEDPGLAADIVSRVMGRYHGYYARAALERLKGAVGLVARLGGEEAGAVVCYRAEARVELGVIYYVVVLPRARGRGLGKLLVSSCEEKLGTPHFYVATIELRNTASARMFQSLGYRVMADYELADIVGWEAVAAIHHATCSYEEDLIALKEGREWVTLETLSKAVPDDYKDVWWEICYKPWMERKYRLA, from the coding sequence GTGGCCGGTGTAGAAGTGGTTGAGGATCCCGGCCTGGCCGCCGATATAGTGTCGAGGGTTATGGGCCGATATCATGGATACTACGCGAGGGCGGCTCTCGAGAGGCTGAAGGGGGCGGTGGGGCTTGTCGCTAGGCTAGGCGGCGAGGAGGCGGGGGCTGTGGTCTGCTACAGGGCTGAGGCCAGGGTTGAGCTGGGTGTCATATACTACGTAGTAGTCCTGCCGAGGGCTAGGGGGAGGGGGCTGGGCAAGCTGCTGGTGTCGTCCTGCGAGGAGAAGCTCGGCACCCCCCACTTCTACGTGGCCACCATAGAGCTGCGCAACACAGCCAGCGCTAGAATGTTCCAGAGCCTAGGCTATAGGGTTATGGCCGACTACGAGCTAGCCGACATCGTAGGGTGGGAGGCTGTGGCGGCCATCCACCACGCCACCTGCAGCTACGAGGAGGACCTCATAGCCCTCAAAGAGGGGAGGGAGTGGGTAACCCTGGAGACCCTGTCAAAAGCTGTGCCCGACGACTACAAGGACGTGTGGTGGGAGATCTGCTACAAGCCGTGGATGGAGAGGAAATACAGGCTAGCCTAG
- a CDS encoding potassium channel family protein has product MGEDRLKGGIVGLLSEARRLTSIMIDLSIYSVAFGDRLAALETLMLEDDVDEIIREAVGLLSLAVRGPGHTGLAKGIVELAAAFDRASDAAGDLAQLVLRGYPPHKYITAAAICCGEVVAALKAGRPLERLDMVDVLILRRGGRAVLSPEGFSIREGDVLIVRGSLEALLETAEAIGARPPSPPADLETLMADDTARGVARAKVLARAGFDASLYSLLVGDAGLARTVLDMEEMLDNDIISLMEDIVSQVLTGPQTLTLILFLRSLEDFSDAAARAAGLVETELPSRVLERTIEDPWESYLALEYRGERRRLSELGLDEEGLVIVAAKVGGKWIIPFLEDPEIGRGDTVLAKIYAGQAATLKELVESRGFVVKNQ; this is encoded by the coding sequence ATGGGAGAGGATAGGCTTAAGGGGGGTATAGTAGGGCTCCTGAGCGAGGCCAGGCGTCTAACAAGCATAATGATAGACCTCTCCATATACAGCGTCGCCTTCGGAGACCGCCTAGCCGCCCTGGAGACCTTGATGCTTGAGGACGATGTGGACGAGATTATAAGGGAGGCTGTCGGCCTGCTCAGCCTAGCTGTGAGGGGGCCCGGCCACACGGGGCTTGCTAAGGGTATAGTGGAGCTGGCTGCCGCGTTCGACAGGGCTAGCGACGCAGCAGGCGACCTAGCGCAGCTCGTCCTCAGGGGCTACCCTCCCCACAAGTACATAACGGCCGCCGCCATATGCTGCGGCGAGGTCGTGGCGGCCCTGAAGGCGGGGAGGCCGCTGGAGAGGCTGGACATGGTCGACGTCCTTATACTGAGGAGGGGTGGCAGGGCTGTGCTGAGCCCCGAGGGTTTCTCCATAAGGGAGGGGGACGTCCTTATAGTGAGGGGGAGCCTGGAGGCGCTGCTCGAGACTGCCGAGGCTATAGGCGCCAGGCCCCCCAGCCCCCCGGCCGACCTGGAGACGCTAATGGCCGACGACACCGCCCGGGGGGTGGCTAGGGCCAAGGTCCTCGCGAGGGCGGGGTTCGACGCCTCCCTCTACAGCCTGCTGGTGGGTGATGCAGGGCTAGCCCGGACTGTTCTTGATATGGAGGAGATGCTCGACAACGATATAATAAGCCTCATGGAGGATATAGTGTCCCAGGTGCTCACTGGCCCCCAGACGCTGACCCTCATACTCTTCCTCAGGAGCCTGGAGGACTTCTCCGACGCGGCTGCCCGGGCCGCAGGGCTAGTTGAGACCGAGCTCCCGAGCAGGGTGCTGGAGAGGACGATAGAGGACCCGTGGGAGTCGTACCTGGCGCTCGAGTACAGGGGGGAGAGGAGGAGGCTCTCGGAGCTTGGCCTCGACGAGGAGGGTCTTGTTATTGTTGCTGCCAAGGTCGGCGGCAAGTGGATCATACCCTTCCTAGAGGACCCGGAGATAGGGCGGGGCGACACCGTTCTAGCAAAGATCTACGCCGGCCAGGCCGCCACCCTTAAGGAGCTGGTTGAGTCTAGAGGATTCGTGGTTAAGAACCAGTAG
- a CDS encoding DNA cytosine methyltransferase — MSRGFTAADIFAGGGGFSRGFEEAGFRVRVAIDNYPPAARTYKANFPHTAFIADDVKEVGLDEIAGVSGLRPGEVDVVIASPPCEPFTGANPRRMERPLDRLYRDPAGQLFLHAIRLIGLLKPRFFVIENVPGVAHPEIERAVRIELSRAGYRRVYFNLLRAEEHGTPSRRLRVFVSNARLNPPRRRGPSVGEVLRDLPDPGAAWPPNHEAPPSLPARKMRRASRLRAGEGLIEFQGAGGRRIPNFIRLDPSAPAPTVMGSRRFIHPWQDRLLTVREQARLMGFPDYHIFLGSRDAQYNMVGEAVPPPLARAIAEYLAALLEEGRGV; from the coding sequence ATGAGTCGAGGATTTACCGCGGCTGACATCTTCGCCGGCGGGGGAGGCTTCTCCAGGGGCTTCGAGGAGGCTGGCTTCAGGGTAAGGGTGGCTATAGACAACTACCCACCCGCGGCCAGGACTTACAAGGCAAACTTCCCCCACACGGCATTCATAGCCGACGACGTGAAGGAGGTGGGTTTGGACGAGATAGCCGGTGTCTCTGGCCTGAGGCCGGGGGAGGTTGACGTCGTCATAGCCAGCCCCCCGTGCGAGCCCTTCACGGGGGCCAACCCCAGGAGGATGGAGAGGCCGCTCGACAGGCTCTACAGAGACCCTGCCGGACAGCTCTTCCTACACGCGATAAGGCTCATAGGCCTGCTGAAGCCCAGGTTCTTCGTCATAGAGAATGTTCCAGGCGTAGCCCACCCGGAGATAGAGAGGGCTGTGAGGATAGAGCTGTCGAGGGCTGGCTATAGGAGGGTGTACTTCAACCTTCTGAGGGCCGAGGAGCATGGGACTCCAAGCAGGAGGCTCAGGGTCTTCGTCTCCAACGCAAGGCTGAACCCCCCGCGGAGGAGGGGGCCCAGCGTTGGCGAGGTCCTCAGGGACCTCCCAGACCCCGGGGCGGCGTGGCCGCCGAACCACGAGGCGCCCCCCAGCCTCCCAGCCAGGAAGATGAGGAGGGCCTCCAGGCTCAGGGCGGGGGAGGGGCTCATAGAGTTCCAGGGGGCCGGGGGAAGGAGGATACCCAACTTCATAAGGCTCGACCCCAGCGCCCCCGCCCCCACGGTAATGGGGTCTCGGAGGTTCATACACCCCTGGCAGGACAGGCTCCTGACTGTGAGGGAGCAGGCGAGGCTGATGGGGTTCCCGGACTACCACATATTCCTGGGCAGCAGGGACGCCCAGTATAATATGGTGGGTGAGGCTGTCCCCCCACCCCTGGCGAGGGCTATAGCTGAATACCTCGCAGCCCTACTCGAAGAGGGGAGGGGTGTGTAG
- a CDS encoding Nre family DNA repair protein, translating to MPRIPPELCTRCKGYRLLCGLPSCPILDRLRSQARSLERAGWSQELHGSTPPSILVGERGYPGVRLYYMLPPGVTGLEARRYEDPAGWRTSRTPIGAIVRLRSELVAGVLKADARRPHELLYEREIGPAALSTRPVDSLLELARRPVPRVSFDGYTKPVGPTAPARRVEVEGNPRLEKPLERAIWEDEKAEVLAWELYNRGVNVYTIQRALSIGFLGRLKARRLVPTRWAITAVDEMLSRRLRRLLKHAPEIGGVEVYYSEYLHNRFLVILKPGPGWMEWIEIWHPHTVWTPGAGVPIASVVREDPLGRKSMEDGGFSAAKLPVLEHLYSRGRRADVIIVREVLPQYYAPVGNWHIRETVKHALSQKPLARNPQPGELDALAARLIGEWSLAKKLSHLMKPRRTLEDYMA from the coding sequence TTGCCCAGGATACCTCCCGAGCTGTGTACGAGGTGCAAGGGGTACAGGCTCCTATGCGGCCTACCCTCCTGCCCCATACTAGACAGGCTGAGGAGCCAGGCCAGGAGCCTTGAGAGGGCTGGCTGGTCACAGGAGCTCCACGGCTCCACACCCCCCTCCATACTCGTGGGGGAGAGGGGCTACCCCGGCGTTAGACTCTACTACATGCTCCCCCCGGGCGTCACAGGCCTCGAGGCCAGGAGGTACGAGGACCCGGCGGGCTGGAGGACCTCCCGCACCCCCATAGGGGCTATAGTCAGGCTCAGGAGCGAGCTTGTCGCCGGCGTCTTAAAGGCCGACGCCCGGAGGCCCCACGAACTCCTGTACGAGAGGGAGATAGGCCCCGCAGCCCTCTCCACCAGGCCTGTCGACAGCCTCCTAGAGCTAGCCCGCCGACCCGTGCCCAGGGTCTCCTTCGACGGCTACACCAAGCCCGTGGGCCCCACAGCCCCCGCGCGCAGGGTCGAGGTGGAGGGGAACCCTAGGCTAGAGAAGCCCCTGGAGAGGGCTATATGGGAGGATGAGAAGGCCGAGGTCCTCGCCTGGGAGCTGTATAACCGGGGGGTTAACGTCTACACGATACAGAGAGCCCTCTCGATAGGGTTCCTAGGCAGGCTGAAGGCTAGGAGGCTAGTCCCCACGAGGTGGGCCATAACAGCTGTGGACGAGATGCTGTCCAGGAGGCTTAGGAGGCTCCTCAAACACGCCCCCGAGATAGGTGGGGTGGAGGTCTACTACTCCGAGTACCTCCACAACAGGTTCCTAGTAATACTAAAACCGGGGCCCGGCTGGATGGAGTGGATAGAGATATGGCATCCACACACCGTCTGGACCCCCGGCGCAGGCGTGCCCATAGCCTCAGTGGTGCGCGAGGACCCCCTGGGCAGGAAGAGCATGGAGGACGGGGGCTTCAGCGCCGCCAAGCTGCCGGTGCTAGAGCACCTATACTCCCGGGGCAGGAGGGCTGACGTGATAATAGTGAGGGAGGTCCTCCCACAGTACTACGCCCCCGTGGGCAACTGGCATATAAGGGAGACGGTCAAACACGCGCTATCCCAAAAACCGCTCGCCAGAAACCCCCAGCCAGGCGAGCTCGACGCCCTAGCCGCGAGGCTAATAGGCGAGTGGAGCCTCGCTAAGAAGCTCTCGCACCTCATGAAACCCAGGAGAACCTTGGAGGACTACATGGCCTAG
- a CDS encoding RecB-family nuclease — translation MRLEVIPVLHNVSSVQRVVDMARLSYSLGLDTLVVTKAYGGAAQSGVPEAMRLALKLGKSLVVLPELRDAVNLLSPSQVLAVTPSRADRMVGPRGLEGLEGRVLVVFSGGEPEFDPSEAAGAVRVYIEGVEGKVGPIAEAALILYFLLRGGGDGRG, via the coding sequence TTGCGCCTGGAAGTTATACCGGTGCTCCACAACGTCTCCAGCGTCCAGAGGGTTGTGGATATGGCCAGGCTATCCTACAGCCTCGGCCTCGACACCCTGGTGGTCACTAAGGCCTACGGAGGGGCGGCCCAGTCCGGCGTCCCAGAGGCTATGAGGCTGGCTCTGAAGCTGGGCAAGAGCCTCGTCGTCCTGCCGGAGCTGCGGGACGCCGTCAACCTCCTGTCCCCCAGCCAGGTCCTGGCGGTGACGCCCTCGAGGGCCGATAGGATGGTGGGCCCCCGGGGGCTCGAGGGGCTGGAGGGGAGGGTGCTTGTGGTATTCAGCGGTGGGGAGCCGGAGTTCGACCCCAGCGAGGCCGCGGGGGCCGTGAGGGTTTATATAGAGGGTGTTGAGGGTAAGGTCGGCCCCATAGCGGAGGCGGCCCTCATCCTCTACTTCCTCCTCCGGGGAGGCGGTGATGGGAGAGGATAG
- the prf1 gene encoding peptide chain release factor aRF-1, giving the protein MSQGRLEERLTISKRELARLLRELKKWSAPATVLLSLYIPPGRPLSDVMTLLRQEYSITDNIKLKRTRQAVKRALSAAMDRLQMLTSTPPNGLVIFCGEDMSTGKFECFMFSPPEPIRVFYYRTDKRFITDFLEDMVEDNNAVGIIIVERDQATIGLLKGARLEVLKELEGFVPGKHKMGGQSQRRYERIIEQMVDEFFKKVGEEASNLLVPLVEKGVLKGVIVAGPGLAKQEFVEGNYLDYRLKKILAPELVDVAYQGLQGLKEAVMKAEKVVEAQMYRDAVNAMEEFKLHLAKGTGMIVYGEKDVEAALEMGAVKTLLIHESREDLEEWAEKAKSSGAQVIVVPESLAEAEWFLKTFGGLAGILRFRISTV; this is encoded by the coding sequence TTGAGTCAGGGTAGGCTTGAGGAGAGGCTCACCATATCTAAGAGGGAGCTGGCGAGGCTGTTGAGGGAGCTTAAAAAATGGAGCGCCCCCGCCACCGTGCTCCTGAGCCTCTACATACCGCCGGGCAGGCCTCTCAGCGACGTGATGACGCTGCTGAGGCAGGAGTATAGTATAACGGATAACATAAAGCTGAAGAGGACCAGGCAGGCGGTTAAGAGGGCCCTCTCCGCCGCTATGGACAGGCTGCAGATGCTGACCTCGACCCCGCCCAACGGCCTGGTGATCTTCTGCGGGGAGGACATGTCGACCGGCAAGTTCGAGTGCTTCATGTTCAGCCCCCCAGAGCCTATAAGGGTCTTCTACTACAGGACCGACAAGAGGTTTATAACAGACTTTCTCGAGGATATGGTGGAGGATAACAACGCCGTCGGCATAATAATTGTGGAGAGGGACCAGGCCACTATAGGCCTGTTGAAGGGAGCCAGGCTCGAGGTCCTCAAGGAGCTGGAGGGTTTCGTGCCGGGCAAGCACAAGATGGGCGGGCAGAGCCAGAGGAGGTATGAGAGGATTATAGAGCAGATGGTAGACGAGTTCTTCAAGAAGGTTGGCGAGGAGGCCAGCAACCTCCTAGTCCCCCTGGTTGAGAAGGGAGTGTTGAAAGGCGTGATAGTTGCGGGGCCGGGTCTGGCTAAGCAGGAGTTTGTTGAGGGCAACTACCTGGACTACAGGCTCAAGAAGATACTGGCCCCGGAGCTGGTGGACGTGGCCTACCAGGGGCTGCAGGGGCTTAAAGAGGCTGTCATGAAGGCTGAGAAGGTTGTAGAGGCGCAGATGTATAGGGACGCTGTCAACGCTATGGAAGAGTTCAAGCTGCACCTAGCCAAGGGGACGGGCATGATAGTATATGGGGAGAAGGATGTCGAGGCGGCGCTAGAGATGGGGGCGGTGAAGACGCTCCTCATACACGAGTCTAGGGAGGACCTGGAGGAGTGGGCGGAGAAGGCTAAGAGCTCGGGGGCACAGGTCATAGTGGTGCCGGAGAGCCTGGCGGAGGCCGAGTGGTTCCTAAAGACCTTCGGCGGCCTGGCCGGCATCCTGAGGTTCAGGATATCGACGGTCTAG
- a CDS encoding TFIIB-type zinc ribbon-containing protein: MKGKGRNRAVKSLEIYVRKLAQANGIKPEMAAHIFHLIYEETPNGGISDDDLESLTGYKQSDIRRILRLLGDKRIIVSRKGRHPRKEATRYFWRIDSDTINVSLLTLKKKVLEKLVIKEAHDSGNSYYTCPRCGSKYSFDEAFTIDFTCPRCGEVLEEADSSEGLERLRRTIDDLREEIARDESRIYRG, translated from the coding sequence TTGAAAGGAAAGGGTAGGAACAGGGCTGTCAAGAGCCTGGAGATATACGTTAGGAAGCTGGCCCAGGCGAACGGGATAAAGCCTGAGATGGCGGCCCACATATTCCACTTGATATACGAGGAGACCCCAAACGGTGGGATAAGCGACGACGACCTGGAGAGCCTCACAGGCTACAAGCAGAGCGACATAAGGAGGATACTCAGGCTTCTGGGTGATAAGAGGATTATAGTGAGTAGGAAGGGGAGGCACCCGAGGAAGGAGGCGACACGCTATTTCTGGAGGATAGACAGCGACACTATAAACGTGTCCCTCCTAACCCTGAAGAAGAAGGTTCTCGAGAAGCTCGTGATTAAGGAGGCGCACGACAGCGGCAACTCCTACTACACCTGCCCCAGATGCGGCTCCAAGTACAGCTTCGACGAGGCCTTCACCATAGACTTCACCTGCCCCAGATGCGGCGAGGTCCTGGAGGAGGCTGACAGCAGTGAGGGGCTGGAGAGGCTCAGGCGCACGATAGACGATCTGAGGGAGGAGATAGCAAGGGATGAGTCGAGGATTTACCGCGGCTGA
- the argF gene encoding ornithine carbamoyltransferase, producing MSLHRLKGRHLLWLADYTGEEIMHMIELTLEMKRRYYSGERVIPALRGRSVGLLFEKPSTRTRISLEVAVAQLGGHTVYMTPGETQLGRGETIADTARVLSRYLDAIVARVRSHATLEELARHASIPVINGLSDLTHPLQAIADMATILEKKGRLAGVKLAFVGDGADNVLHSLLLAGSKLGLHISVATPPEIRPDERILSKALEAARESGGSVEIVSDPYEAVREADVVYTDVWVSMGQESVAEEKVKLLKPYQVDARLMEAAGGGAIFMHCLPAKRGQEVTDEVIDGPWSVVWDQAENRLHAHKAVLSLLIP from the coding sequence TTGAGCCTTCACAGGCTTAAGGGCAGGCACCTCCTCTGGCTGGCGGACTACACTGGCGAGGAGATAATGCATATGATAGAGTTGACGCTGGAGATGAAGCGCCGCTACTACTCGGGTGAAAGGGTCATACCAGCTCTCCGGGGGAGGAGCGTCGGCCTGCTGTTCGAGAAGCCGAGCACGAGGACAAGGATAAGCCTGGAGGTGGCCGTCGCCCAGCTAGGGGGTCACACGGTCTATATGACGCCGGGTGAGACCCAGCTCGGCAGGGGGGAGACTATAGCCGACACAGCCAGGGTACTCTCGAGGTATCTGGACGCGATAGTTGCAAGGGTTAGGAGCCATGCCACCCTGGAGGAGCTGGCGAGGCACGCCTCAATACCGGTTATAAACGGGCTTAGCGACCTCACCCACCCCCTCCAGGCTATAGCGGATATGGCTACCATACTGGAGAAGAAAGGTAGGCTCGCTGGGGTTAAGCTCGCGTTCGTCGGGGACGGGGCTGACAACGTGCTACACAGCCTCCTCCTCGCAGGCTCGAAGCTGGGGCTCCACATATCAGTAGCCACACCACCCGAGATAAGGCCGGACGAGAGGATACTCTCCAAAGCCCTAGAGGCCGCCCGGGAGAGCGGCGGGTCTGTGGAGATTGTGAGCGACCCTTACGAGGCCGTCAGGGAGGCTGACGTCGTCTACACCGACGTGTGGGTCAGCATGGGGCAGGAGAGCGTTGCGGAGGAGAAGGTTAAGCTGCTCAAGCCGTACCAGGTCGACGCGAGGCTTATGGAGGCGGCTGGCGGCGGGGCTATATTCATGCACTGCCTCCCCGCCAAGAGGGGCCAGGAGGTGACTGACGAGGTCATAGACGGCCCCTGGAGCGTTGTGTGGGACCAGGCCGAGAACAGGCTGCACGCCCATAAGGCTGTGCTCTCCCTGCTAATACCCTAG
- a CDS encoding nicotinamide-nucleotide adenylyltransferase — MSSARHGALEGVALLRALIFGRFQPFHKGHLSIVKWAFERGYEEIVFLVGMASENYTPRNPFTAGERIEMIRLSFLDAGLPLEKAITATIRTLETSIGSVYYVLSYVPRVDTILTRNPVIAKIFLDAGVNVERPPLFNRDEWRGEKIRMWIARGDERWRSTVTPSTARFIEEIGGVERIRWSLASD, encoded by the coding sequence TTGTCGAGCGCCAGGCATGGGGCGTTGGAGGGTGTGGCGCTGTTGAGGGCTCTTATATTCGGGAGGTTCCAGCCCTTCCACAAGGGACACCTGTCTATAGTTAAGTGGGCCTTCGAGAGGGGTTACGAGGAGATAGTGTTCCTCGTCGGCATGGCCTCAGAGAACTACACGCCCAGGAACCCCTTCACAGCGGGGGAGAGGATTGAGATGATCAGGCTCTCATTCCTCGACGCGGGCCTCCCGCTCGAGAAGGCTATAACAGCGACAATCAGAACCCTAGAGACAAGTATAGGCAGCGTCTACTACGTCCTATCCTACGTCCCCCGGGTTGACACTATACTCACGAGGAACCCGGTTATAGCCAAGATATTCCTAGACGCGGGGGTCAACGTGGAGAGGCCGCCCCTATTCAACCGCGACGAGTGGAGGGGGGAGAAGATCAGGATGTGGATAGCAAGGGGCGACGAGAGGTGGAGGAGCACTGTAACCCCTTCTACGGCGAGGTTTATAGAGGAGATAGGCGGCGTGGAGAGGATAAGGTGGTCCCTCGCCTCCGACTAG